From the genome of Clavibacter nebraskensis NCPPB 2581:
CGACGGCGGCCGACGCGACGTGACCGGCGTCTTCATCACCCTGGAGGGCGGCGACGGCGTGGGGAAGTCCACGCAGTCGGCGCTCCTCCGGGGATGGCTCGAGGACGAGGGCCACGAGGTCGTCGTCACCCGCGAGCCGGGCGGCAGCGACCTCGGGGTGGAGATCCGCGAGATCGTGCTGCATCGTCGCGGGCACATCGCGCCGCGCGCCGAGGCGCTGCTGTACGCGGCCGACCGCGCGCACCATGTCGAGACCGTCGTCCGGCCGGCCCTCGAGCGGGGCGCGGTCGTCCTGCAGGACCGCTACCTCGACTCGTCCGTCGCCTACCAGGGGGCCGGTCGCGTGCTGGACGCCGCCGAGATCCGCGACCTGTCGCTGTGGGCCGCGCAGGGCCTCCTTCCCGACCTGACCGTGCTGCTCGACCTCGACCAGGCCGCCGCGCGGGTCCGCCTCGACGCCG
Proteins encoded in this window:
- the tmk gene encoding dTMP kinase, which translates into the protein MTGVFITLEGGDGVGKSTQSALLRGWLEDEGHEVVVTREPGGSDLGVEIREIVLHRRGHIAPRAEALLYAADRAHHVETVVRPALERGAVVLQDRYLDSSVAYQGAGRVLDAAEIRDLSLWAAQGLLPDLTVLLDLDQAAARVRLDAARTRFDRLEAERADFHERVRQAFLGLAGAEPGRFLVVDAGRPREEIAAEIRTRAQALITAGASA